One genomic segment of bacterium includes these proteins:
- the larB gene encoding nickel pincer cofactor biosynthesis protein LarB, which produces MTENHVRPDTSRRDRIGFDEAILCAGKTPDQLAVILDQARQRSAPLLLTRLSPGQLEELPPVHRSALDYEALSRTAYFGEVAAPVGDSRIAVITAGTSDTPVAREVVRTLAYYGQPCLEVYDVGVAGLWRLLERIEELRDKSVVITVAGMDASLPSVIGGQVPGAVIAVPTSTGYGVAGRGETALRAALVSCAPGVAVVNIDNGFGAACATLRILGTKT; this is translated from the coding sequence GTGACCGAGAATCACGTCAGGCCGGACACATCGCGACGCGACCGCATCGGCTTCGACGAGGCCATTCTGTGCGCGGGCAAGACGCCCGATCAACTCGCGGTCATCCTCGACCAGGCCCGTCAGCGGTCCGCGCCCTTGCTGCTGACCCGACTCTCGCCCGGGCAACTCGAGGAGCTGCCGCCGGTGCACCGCAGCGCACTCGACTACGAAGCCCTGTCGCGTACCGCGTACTTCGGCGAGGTTGCCGCGCCGGTGGGTGATTCACGAATCGCGGTCATAACCGCGGGCACCTCGGACACTCCCGTTGCCCGCGAGGTCGTGCGGACGCTGGCCTACTACGGGCAGCCCTGCCTCGAAGTGTACGACGTGGGCGTCGCGGGCCTGTGGCGACTGCTCGAACGCATCGAGGAGCTTCGCGACAAGTCCGTGGTGATCACGGTCGCGGGTATGGATGCTTCTCTCCCGAGTGTGATCGGTGGGCAAGTTCCGGGCGCGGTGATTGCGGTGCCTACCTCGACCGGTTACGGCGTGGCAGGTCGAGGCGAGACAGCTCTGCGCGCCGCACTGGTGAGCTGCGCACCCGGAGTGGCCGTGGTCAACATCGACAACGGCTTCGGCGCCGCCTGCGCAACACTTCGAATCCTGGGCACCAAGACCTGA
- a CDS encoding adenine nucleotide alpha hydrolase, with product MQGSLEACLEAGSELVVAVSGGVDSMTLAVVAQSTLGSAAAMFHAISAAVPPDASARVRRYAERDGWRLEVADAGEFEDERYVGNPTDRCYFCKSHLYSAIAKRTSAVLVSGTNLDDLDDYRPGLAAAAAHQVRHPYVEAGIAKKGVRSIARMLDLDDLAELPAAPCLASRIETGIAVDPRLLTAVDACERLVGATISSRTVRCRVRRQGLVVELDTESLSLLDPDRRAWLTGAIAARFDQLGVPVSVDFTDYRMGSAFLRSGAR from the coding sequence TTGCAAGGCTCTCTCGAGGCCTGTCTCGAGGCCGGGAGCGAGCTCGTCGTGGCCGTGAGCGGTGGGGTCGACAGCATGACGCTCGCCGTCGTCGCCCAGAGCACACTCGGGTCGGCCGCAGCAATGTTCCACGCCATTTCTGCGGCCGTGCCTCCGGATGCAAGCGCGCGCGTGCGCCGTTACGCCGAGCGTGATGGGTGGCGTCTCGAGGTTGCCGATGCCGGCGAGTTCGAGGACGAGCGCTATGTGGGAAACCCCACCGACCGTTGCTACTTCTGTAAGAGCCATCTGTATTCCGCGATCGCTAAGCGCACCTCGGCGGTGCTGGTCTCCGGAACGAATCTGGACGATCTGGACGACTACCGGCCCGGGCTTGCTGCCGCCGCGGCCCATCAAGTGCGCCATCCCTATGTCGAGGCGGGTATCGCCAAGAAAGGCGTCCGCTCCATCGCCCGAATGCTCGACCTCGACGACCTGGCCGAGCTGCCGGCGGCGCCGTGCCTGGCGAGCCGCATCGAAACGGGAATTGCCGTGGATCCGAGACTCCTGACTGCGGTCGATGCCTGCGAGAGGTTGGTCGGCGCCACGATCTCATCACGGACTGTCCGATGCCGTGTCCGACGTCAAGGCCTGGTCGTGGAGCTCGATACCGAGAGCCTAAGTCTCCTGGACCCCGACCGCCGTGCATGGCTTACCGGAGCCATTGCGGCCCGCTTCGATCAGCTCGGCGTTCCAGTATCTGTGGATTTCACCGACTACCGTATGGGTAGCGCGTTCTTACGGTCCGGTGCCCGGTGA
- a CDS encoding LarC family nickel insertion protein: MHVHLDPVGGIAGDMFAAAVLDAWPELEAGLIAALERAGILRLATVRRCDHIDHALSGSRFEVRQTEGNPDRHHSHRDLQDFIQSADLAGRVRERALHLFDLLAGAESKVHGVAPEEVSFHEVGHWDSIADIVSAAWLIDALEDATWSCEALPLGRGRVATAHGSLPLPAPATTVLLEGLPTFQDEHRGERVTPTGAAIVRHLDPSFGPIPGVMRLARSGTGFGTSVFEDLSNTLRLLVFERASTGYRADRVTVCSFEVDDQTGEDMAVALDRVRAVPGVLDVTQSPISGKKGRLAVRVQVLAEPDAVPSALDACFRETTTLGIRWQTVERAVLERHESQVQLGDRTVAVKQTRRPGEIVTAKAGMDDLAGAHGGREKRELLRRRAETVVAGPVSDREEQNGK, encoded by the coding sequence ATGCACGTGCACCTAGACCCTGTCGGCGGAATTGCCGGAGACATGTTCGCGGCCGCCGTTCTCGATGCCTGGCCGGAGCTCGAAGCCGGCCTGATCGCCGCCCTGGAAAGGGCGGGCATATTGCGCCTGGCAACGGTACGTCGCTGCGACCATATCGACCACGCTCTGTCGGGCTCTCGATTCGAGGTGCGGCAGACCGAAGGAAACCCAGACCGGCATCACAGCCACCGGGATCTTCAAGACTTCATCCAGTCTGCCGACTTGGCGGGACGAGTCCGGGAGCGCGCCCTGCACCTCTTCGATCTTCTCGCTGGCGCGGAATCGAAGGTACACGGTGTTGCTCCCGAGGAGGTGAGTTTCCATGAAGTCGGTCACTGGGATTCGATCGCAGACATCGTTTCGGCGGCTTGGCTGATCGACGCGCTCGAAGACGCCACCTGGTCTTGCGAGGCTTTGCCTCTGGGACGAGGCCGCGTCGCCACGGCCCACGGGTCTTTGCCCCTACCGGCGCCGGCCACGACGGTACTCCTCGAGGGACTTCCGACCTTCCAGGATGAGCATCGTGGCGAGCGAGTAACTCCGACCGGAGCCGCGATTGTGCGCCACCTCGATCCGAGCTTCGGCCCCATCCCCGGTGTCATGCGGCTCGCGCGCAGCGGCACCGGCTTCGGAACCAGCGTCTTCGAGGACCTCAGCAACACGCTCAGGTTGCTCGTTTTCGAGCGGGCGAGCACCGGCTATCGCGCCGATAGGGTGACGGTCTGCTCATTCGAGGTGGACGACCAGACCGGCGAAGACATGGCGGTTGCGCTCGACCGGGTGCGAGCCGTCCCCGGCGTCCTGGACGTGACTCAATCCCCGATCTCGGGAAAAAAGGGCCGCCTGGCCGTTCGGGTGCAGGTGCTCGCCGAGCCCGATGCCGTGCCGAGTGCTCTGGATGCGTGTTTTCGAGAAACGACGACGCTCGGCATTCGTTGGCAGACGGTCGAGCGCGCCGTCCTCGAGCGACACGAAAGCCAGGTTCAGTTGGGCGACCGAACTGTGGCGGTCAAGCAGACCCGGAGGCCCGGTGAGATCGTGACGGCAAAAGCGGGCATGGACGACCTGGCCGGTGCGCACGGCGGCCGGGAGAAACGCGAGCTGCTGCGCCGACGAGCGGAGACGGTTGTGGCCGGCCCGGTGAGTGACCGCGAGGAGCAGAATGGCAAGTGA
- a CDS encoding terpene cyclase/mutase family protein, whose amino-acid sequence MRDTAARLALYLDALGERALPGGGLAPDAVRRRDPRPDATAWGILALRAAGRSDEILATSRTWLASRQQPDGRVCLTPNHLAAAWPTPLAILAWHGSPAHVEAQERAVAFLLTYRGLAFPRTPLLGHDTTLVGWPWIESTHSWVEPTAFGLMALIVTGNASHARAIQASELLVDRRLALGGWNYGNTAAFGRAQRPAPDSTGVALSALIEVAEHSLVELSLDYLDREVSRVRTPLSLAWTLLGLSAWNRRPEAAVAWCLECLERQTRLGSYDTALLALVLLAAHVSSGLVGSLAGDDRTFE is encoded by the coding sequence TTGCGAGACACTGCCGCACGCCTGGCGCTCTATCTCGACGCTCTCGGGGAGCGAGCCCTGCCCGGGGGTGGTCTCGCTCCGGATGCCGTTCGGCGGCGCGATCCACGTCCGGACGCCACCGCATGGGGCATTCTGGCGTTACGGGCGGCAGGGCGCAGCGACGAGATACTGGCAACGTCGAGAACATGGCTGGCTTCCCGGCAGCAACCCGATGGCCGGGTGTGCTTGACGCCGAATCACCTTGCCGCGGCCTGGCCGACTCCTCTGGCGATCCTGGCCTGGCATGGATCGCCGGCACACGTCGAGGCACAAGAGCGGGCGGTTGCCTTTCTCCTCACCTACCGCGGGCTGGCCTTTCCTCGGACGCCGTTGCTCGGCCACGACACCACCCTGGTCGGGTGGCCCTGGATCGAGTCGACCCACTCCTGGGTCGAACCGACGGCTTTCGGTCTCATGGCTCTCATCGTTACCGGTAACGCCTCCCATGCTCGCGCTATCCAGGCGAGCGAGCTTCTGGTCGACCGGCGCCTGGCGCTTGGCGGCTGGAATTACGGCAATACCGCTGCCTTCGGCCGGGCTCAGCGACCGGCGCCGGACAGCACCGGTGTCGCGCTGTCCGCTCTTATCGAGGTAGCGGAGCACTCGCTCGTCGAGCTGAGTCTGGACTATCTCGATCGCGAGGTGTCGCGTGTGCGCACGCCCCTTTCGCTGGCCTGGACTCTGCTGGGCTTAAGCGCATGGAACAGGCGCCCGGAGGCGGCGGTCGCCTGGTGCCTCGAGTGCCTCGAGCGCCAGACGAGATTGGGCAGCTACGACACGGCCCTCCTCGCCCTGGTGCTCCTGGCGGCTCATGTATCTTCGGGCTTGGTAGGGTCATTGGCCGGGGACGACCGGACGTTCGAATGA
- a CDS encoding DUF362 domain-containing protein: MPDSLSYRSARSLSRRKFLLSGLGALTAGATLSGLGCRGSRVATFIGRAASYSVDFGSLIGTGLGELGIGAAEIRGASVLLKPNMVETSVGSEHINTHPHVVRGAIEAFLRLGAERVVVGEGAGHRRDSFLVLEESGMEAVLAEDRVPFVDLNYSSTFTVPNGGKYSELATLTFPEILREVDWIVSMPKLKTHHWVGVTLSMKNMFGVMPGLFYGWPKNVLHQVGIENSILDINATLVPQLAIVDGVVGMEGDGPIMGTPRRVGAVVLGRNLAAVDATCARVMGVRPSRVQYLAAAEGRLGPIGRREIEQRGERIAELRTKFALLDSIPAQRKLK, translated from the coding sequence ATGCCCGATTCACTCAGCTATCGATCCGCTCGATCGTTGAGCCGACGCAAGTTCTTGCTTAGCGGACTCGGCGCCCTCACGGCTGGTGCCACACTGTCCGGTCTGGGCTGTCGAGGAAGCCGCGTCGCCACGTTCATCGGCAGGGCGGCAAGCTACAGCGTCGACTTCGGCTCACTGATTGGCACCGGTCTGGGTGAATTGGGTATCGGCGCGGCGGAGATCAGGGGAGCTTCGGTACTACTCAAACCCAACATGGTGGAGACCAGTGTGGGGAGCGAGCACATCAACACGCATCCCCATGTAGTGCGCGGCGCGATCGAGGCGTTCTTGCGACTCGGCGCCGAACGCGTGGTCGTCGGAGAGGGTGCCGGCCACCGTCGCGATTCGTTTCTCGTGCTCGAGGAGTCGGGCATGGAGGCGGTCCTGGCTGAAGACCGAGTACCCTTCGTCGATCTCAACTACAGTTCCACCTTCACAGTTCCCAACGGTGGCAAATACAGCGAGCTCGCTACCCTGACCTTTCCCGAGATTCTGCGCGAGGTCGACTGGATCGTGTCGATGCCGAAGCTCAAGACGCACCATTGGGTAGGTGTCACTCTGTCGATGAAGAATATGTTCGGCGTGATGCCGGGGCTCTTCTACGGGTGGCCGAAGAACGTGCTCCACCAGGTCGGCATCGAAAACTCGATTCTCGACATCAACGCCACCCTCGTCCCACAACTAGCGATTGTCGACGGCGTCGTTGGCATGGAGGGTGACGGGCCCATCATGGGTACGCCACGCCGGGTGGGCGCCGTTGTGCTCGGCCGCAACCTGGCGGCGGTCGATGCCACCTGCGCCCGAGTTATGGGAGTGCGGCCGAGTCGCGTGCAGTATCTCGCTGCGGCCGAGGGGCGGCTCGGTCCTATCGGCCGGCGCGAGATCGAGCAGCGCGGCGAGAGGATTGCCGAGCTCCGCACGAAGTTCGCGCTGCTCGACAGCATTCCGGCGCAGCGAAAGCTGAAGTAA
- a CDS encoding LysM peptidoglycan-binding domain-containing protein: MGDHWTAWNPPSSFPEGAQVYTVVSGDTLWDLAGRFYGNPYLWPQIWEHNQYVLDAHWIYPGDPLVVGFEVTPIEDIQAAGEGAETGEGDSSEGLRLARGASAPTPLGSEDDIQCSGYIGELDEVFPRRIIGSEYESLAPTLVPAQRAGVDSALGEIDTVKIDLSLGDIVYLDGGRQADLLPGDLFTVVIPRERVDHPVTGKPIGRFYGYVGRVRVLSVQEETAIAEIVHGCMPVRVGAALTPYEPEPVPLARRGLLVGVNDPVSAEVLEAAPMIVRSERNLVTIGREHLVYLDLGEQAGVTPGDIYSIYRMNPKGHPPVVIGELGILSVREKSSVAKVLDSRYAVYVGDRIDPKR; this comes from the coding sequence GTGGGAGACCATTGGACGGCCTGGAACCCGCCGTCGTCGTTCCCAGAGGGCGCCCAGGTTTACACGGTGGTCTCAGGGGACACCCTATGGGATCTCGCCGGGCGTTTTTACGGCAATCCCTACCTGTGGCCTCAGATCTGGGAGCACAACCAGTATGTTCTGGATGCGCATTGGATCTACCCGGGCGATCCTCTGGTGGTCGGTTTCGAGGTGACCCCGATCGAAGACATTCAAGCCGCCGGCGAGGGCGCGGAGACGGGGGAGGGTGATTCGAGCGAGGGGCTGCGTTTGGCACGTGGCGCTTCCGCCCCGACGCCGTTGGGTAGTGAAGACGATATCCAATGCTCGGGCTATATCGGCGAGCTCGACGAGGTGTTTCCTCGTCGCATCATCGGTTCCGAATACGAGAGCCTCGCGCCCACGCTGGTGCCGGCACAGCGCGCCGGCGTGGACTCGGCGTTGGGCGAGATTGACACCGTGAAGATCGATCTCTCGCTGGGCGACATTGTCTACTTGGATGGCGGCCGGCAGGCCGACTTGCTACCGGGCGATCTCTTTACGGTGGTGATTCCACGCGAAAGGGTCGACCACCCGGTAACTGGCAAACCGATTGGCCGCTTCTACGGATACGTCGGACGTGTTCGAGTCCTTTCGGTCCAGGAGGAGACTGCGATCGCGGAGATCGTGCACGGCTGTATGCCGGTGCGGGTGGGAGCCGCTCTCACACCGTACGAGCCCGAGCCGGTTCCGTTGGCTCGCCGAGGCCTGCTGGTCGGAGTCAACGATCCAGTTAGCGCCGAAGTGCTCGAAGCCGCACCGATGATCGTGCGTTCGGAACGGAATCTGGTGACGATCGGACGTGAACACCTGGTCTACCTCGATCTCGGCGAGCAGGCCGGCGTTACTCCGGGGGACATCTACTCCATCTACCGCATGAACCCCAAGGGACACCCCCCGGTCGTTATCGGCGAGCTCGGCATTCTCTCGGTCAGAGAGAAGTCCTCGGTCGCGAAGGTGCTCGATTCGCGATACGCCGTGTATGTCGGCGATCGCATCGACCCGAAGCGCTGA
- a CDS encoding histidine kinase, translated as MRQNLNGKLSQLIEELARNGLTLSQVSREFEKQFILATLRNHKGNLSRSAQHLGIHRNTLRNKVGSLGIEASDYLAPSRRRPGRQSRTRKSQ; from the coding sequence ATGAGGCAGAACCTGAACGGCAAGTTGAGCCAGTTGATCGAGGAGTTGGCCCGCAACGGACTGACGCTATCCCAGGTGTCTAGAGAGTTCGAGAAGCAGTTCATCCTGGCTACTCTGCGAAACCACAAGGGGAATCTGTCCCGCTCGGCCCAGCACCTGGGGATTCATCGCAACACGCTGCGCAACAAGGTCGGTAGCCTGGGCATCGAGGCGTCTGACTATTTGGCACCTTCGCGTCGGCGCCCGGGGCGCCAGTCCCGAACGCGTAAGAGCCAGTAA
- a CDS encoding transglycosylase SLT domain-containing protein translates to MSIRTRASRVTLATALFLVVTLNSPPTIPSISEDRPAPPSPEEIAVLNELLQWIGPEDRDFLAVRPADVAQAVRSRRTSFQLFRSMNPRDERLALLSDLPYARLIERAASRYSLDELLLAAVIEVESAFDADAVSPVGALGLMQVMPSTAELYGYKDPLNPAANVDLGARYLSGMLRAFDGDLELALAAYNAGPGNVRRFNGVPPFRETKAYVGKVLARYIDHHQDVWRKSGRIDLFAS, encoded by the coding sequence ATGTCGATTCGAACTCGCGCATCCCGCGTCACTCTGGCGACCGCTCTCTTTTTGGTCGTGACCTTGAATTCACCCCCGACGATCCCGTCGATCTCCGAGGATCGACCGGCGCCGCCCTCGCCCGAAGAGATCGCGGTCTTGAACGAGCTGCTTCAGTGGATTGGTCCGGAGGATCGGGACTTTCTTGCGGTGCGGCCCGCGGATGTGGCTCAGGCCGTGCGCTCACGCCGGACCAGCTTCCAGCTTTTCCGTTCGATGAACCCGCGCGACGAGCGGCTGGCTCTTCTCAGCGACCTGCCCTATGCTCGCTTGATCGAACGGGCAGCCTCCCGATACAGCTTGGATGAGCTGCTGCTGGCCGCGGTCATCGAAGTCGAGTCGGCGTTTGATGCCGATGCCGTGTCGCCGGTCGGTGCCCTAGGCCTGATGCAGGTGATGCCCTCGACGGCGGAGCTCTATGGGTACAAGGATCCTCTGAATCCAGCAGCGAACGTCGATCTTGGCGCCCGCTATCTGAGCGGTATGCTGCGTGCGTTCGACGGCGATCTCGAGCTGGCCCTGGCGGCCTACAATGCCGGTCCGGGGAATGTGCGCCGCTTCAACGGCGTGCCGCCGTTTCGCGAGACCAAGGCCTATGTCGGTAAGGTGCTCGCACGCTATATCGACCACCACCAGGACGTCTGGCGCAAGTCAGGTCGCATCGACCTGTTCGCTTCGTAG
- a CDS encoding twin-arginine translocase TatA/TatE family subunit, translating into MPTLGVQELLIILLIVLVIFGASKLPQLGKGLGEGIKNFKKGVKDDTPDETDASKSGSAD; encoded by the coding sequence ATGCCGACACTTGGTGTACAAGAGCTCTTGATCATCCTACTCATCGTTCTGGTGATCTTCGGAGCTTCCAAGCTCCCCCAGCTAGGCAAGGGTCTCGGTGAGGGAATCAAGAACTTCAAGAAGGGCGTCAAGGACGATACCCCCGACGAAACCGACGCCTCTAAGAGCGGCTCGGCCGACTAG